The Sus scrofa isolate TJ Tabasco breed Duroc unplaced genomic scaffold, Sscrofa11.1 Contig2358, whole genome shotgun sequence genome has a window encoding:
- the LOC100620277 gene encoding LOW QUALITY PROTEIN: olfactory receptor 6C65 (The sequence of the model RefSeq protein was modified relative to this genomic sequence to represent the inferred CDS: inserted 1 base in 1 codon), with protein sequence MPNKTTIREFILLGLTDDPELQAVIFFXMLFTYLLSVGGNMTIIMLTLSNVCLKTPMYFFLRNFSFLEISFTTVCIPRFLISIATGDTTISYNACMTQVFFLILLGSTEFFLLAVMSYDRYVAICKPLHYTTIMSHKVCHQLVISSWLAGFLIIFPPVTMGLQLDFCDSNIIDHFTCDSSPMLLIACTDTKFLELMAFFLAVFTLMVTLALVILSYTLILRTILKIPSGQQRKKAFSTCSSHMIVVSISYGSCIFMYVKTSAKEGVTLSKGVAVLNTSVAPMLNPFIHTLKNQQVRQALKDITQKMLLSNKH encoded by the exons ATGCCAAATAAAACAACAATTAGAGAATTCATTCTTCTGGGACTTACAGATGACCCCGAGTTACAAGCTGTGATATTCT TTATGTTGTTCACCTATTTATTAAGTGTAGGTGGAAACATGACCATCATCATGTTAACGCTATCAAATGTCTGTTTGAAGActcctatgtatttcttcctcaggaatttctctttcttagaaaTTTCATTCACTACGGTCTGTATTCCTAGGTTTCTGATCAGCATTGCAACGGGAGACACAACCATTTCCTATAATGCTTGCATGacacaagtattttttttaatccttctggGTTCCACGGAGTTTTTTCTTCTGGCTgtgatgtcctatgaccgctatgtggctaTCTGCAAACCTCTACACTACACAACCATCATGAGTCACAAAGTCTGCCACCAGCTTGTCATCAGCTCCTGGCTGGCTGGTTTCCTCATTATCTTTCCCCCAGTGACTATGGGCCTCCAGCTGGATTTCTGTGACTCCAACATCATTGACCATTTCACTTGTGACTCTTCTCCTATGCTACTGATTGCTTGCACTGACACAAAGTTTCTAGAGCTGATGGCATTTTTCTTAGCAGTATTCACACTCATGGTAACTCTGGCCTTGGTGATTCTCTCTTACACACTCATCCTCAGAACAATTCTCAAGATCCCCTCTggccagcaaaggaaaaaggccTTTTCTACTTGTTCCTCCCATATGATTGTGGTATCCATTTCTTATGGGAGttgcatttttatgtatgtaaaaaCATCTGCAAAAGAAGGTGTCACTTTGAGCAAAGGGGTGGCAGTACTTAATACCTCTGTTGCTCCCATGCTGAATCCCTTTATTCATACCTTAAAGAACCAGCAGGTAAGACAGGCCCTTAAGGACATCACCCAAAAGATGTTATTATCAAACAAGCATTAA
- the LOC110258551 gene encoding olfactory receptor 6C76-like, with protein sequence MRNRTSVTEFILLGLTDNPELQAVIFFFLLLTYVLSVTGNLTIIVLTLLHSHLKTPMYFFLRNFSFLEISFTSVCNPRFLVSILTGDKSISYNACAAQLFFLILFGSTEFFLLASMSYDRYVAICKPLHYPTIMSHKVCYQLVGSSWLAGFLVIFPPLTMGLQLDFCDTNVIDHFTCDSAPLLHISCTDTSTLELMSFALAVLTLMSTLTLVILSYCYILRTMLRIPSAQQRKKAFSTCSSHMIVVSISYGSCIFMYVKTSAKEGVALTKGVAMLNTSVAPMLNPFIYTLRNQQVKQAFKDLTRKILSSTTLT encoded by the coding sequence atgagaaacagaacATCCGTGACCGAGTTCATCCTCCTGGGTCTGACCGACAATCCAGAACTACAGgctgtgattttcttctttttacttctcACCTATGTGCTGAGTGTTACTGGAAACCTCACTATCATCGTTCTCACCCTGCTGCATTCCCACCTGAAgacccccatgtattttttcctcaggAATTTCTCCTTCTTAGAAATCTCATTTACATCCGTCTGTAATCCGAGATTTTTGGTCAGCATTCTAACAGGGGACAAATCTATTTCCTATAATGCTTGTGCTGCTCAGCTCTTTTTCTTGATCTTATTCGGTTCAACAGAGTTTTTCCTCCTGGCCTCAATGTCCTATGACCGTTACGTGGCTATCTGCAAGCCCCTCCACTACCCAACCATCATGAGCCACAAGGTCTGCTACCAGCTTGTAGGCAGCTCTTGGCTGGCGGGTTTCCTGGTGATCTTTCCACCACTGACCATGGGGCTGCAGCTGGATTTCTGTGACACCAACGTCATCGACCACTTCACCTGTGATTCTGCTCCTTTACTGCACATCTCCTGCACAGACACAAGCACTCTAGAGCTCATgagctttgctctggctgtgctgacTCTCATGTCCACCTTGACGCTGGTCATCCTCTCCTACTGCTACATCCTCAGGACGATGCTGAGAATCCCCTCAGCCCAACAGAGAAAAAAGGCCTTTTCAACCTGCTCCTCCCACATGATTGTTGTCTCCATCTCTTAtggaagctgcatcttcatgtacGTGAAAACCTCAGCAAAGGAGGGGGTTGCTTTGACAAAGGGGGTGGCCATGCTCAACACCTCTGTGGCTCCTATGCTGAATCCATTTATTTACACCTTAAGGAACCAGCAGGTGAAACAGGCATTTAAGGACCTTACAAGAAAGATACTTTCCTCAACAACATTGACCTAA